The following are from one region of the Ptychodera flava strain L36383 chromosome 15, AS_Pfla_20210202, whole genome shotgun sequence genome:
- the LOC139151223 gene encoding uncharacterized protein isoform X1 encodes MANSEIRESNKPRGRGRPPLSEAERKRSRVRKRASNINIFKQIGRWNEIKRAHSLKTNSNTARFLIDWFYANQPRVHPLRPLPVIFTSGNGGVTHVQYAPDVNGIPFTEPKSGETSTGGHSLDSEESSSSSENNDGVKRYQVTGSVITRLDEEEAELGQSGEPVPAEELDGEITDEDDEDIDTPLTVKLEPEDPS; translated from the exons ATGGCGAACTCCGAGATACGCGAGAGCAACAAGCCGCGAGGTCGTGGTCGTCCTCCTCTCAGTGAGGCGGAGCGGAAGCGATCGCGTGTTAGAAAGAGGGCCAGTAATATCAATATATTCAAACAAATAGGTCGTTGGAACGAAATCAAAAGAGCCCACTCGCTTAAAACCAACTCTAATACAGCCAGGTTCCTGATTGACTG GTTCTATGCAAACCAACCCAGAGTACACCCTCTACGGCCACTCCCAGTTATTTTCACTTCAGGCAACGGCGGCGTAACTCACGTGCAGTATGCTCCAGATGTCAATGGAATACCGTTTACAGAACCGAAATCTGG AGAGACGAGTACTGGTGGGCATTCACTTGATTCAGAAGAGTCGTCTTCGTCTTCTGAAAACAATGACGGAGTCAAAAG GTATCAGGTTACTGGCTCCGTTATTACGAGGCTTGATGAGGAGGAGGCTGAACTCGGACAATCAGGTGAACCTGTTCCTGCTGAAGAGCTGGATGGGGAGATAACAGATGAAGACGATGAAGACATCGACACTCCACTAACAGTCAAGCTTGAACCAGAAGACCCAAGTTGA
- the LOC139151222 gene encoding integrase/recombinase xerD homolog: MSTQASTAENRDTGEPTPMPPGVASLLTNITGSISTVVESKLAQFKRELSLDNSEAIDNAAKKARGDTYEFRKPGNKQQFEHEEKVLDHLEVSLDALSKGSIEKAKKSLKQDIFQVEQWKTQFNSLALKNLCETLPDVMLASKVGSTVSKYLNGWIRWKNWCSANLTMDAAFPANPIHIAVYLRSLLDGAKTTAPLETAVYSIRWAHTLSGTESPTAHPLVQSTLEGCRRILAKPKSPKDPVNFEILSKLASSIGQSNNLSDLRLLCMCLVSFAGFLRISELLNVKINDISFTDTHMEIKIHKRKNDQFREGHSVVIARSGKITCPVAATERYILYLGEPCYSENVLIRRLQHTKEGLIPHKHLGISYTTAKDLMLGGIKQFVGNISDFGTHSFRAGGATAAANSNVNERCLARHGGWKSTSSKDRYIVDSLSMKLDVARSLGV, from the exons GCACTGCAGAGAACAGAGATACTGGCGAGCCGACTCCTATGCCACCTGGTGTAGCATCGTTACTGACCAACATTACTGGTTCCATCTCAACAGTTGTAGAAAGCAAACTTGCACAATTCAAGCGGGAGCTCAGCTTGGACAACTCCGAGGCCATTGATAACGCTGCCAAGAAGGCTAGAGGTGACACTTACGAATTCCGTAAACCAGGTAACAAGCAACAGTTTGAGCACGAAGAGAAAGTGTTAGACCATTTAGAAGTCTCTTTGGATGCACTCTCGAAAGGGTCCATAGAAAAAGCAAAGAAGTCTCTGAAACAAG ATATTTTTCAGGTGGAGCAATGGAAAACACAGTTTAATAGCCTAGCCCTGAAAAACCTATGTGAAACCCTTCCCGACGTGATGCTGGCATCAAAAGTAGGTTCCACAGTATCAAAGTACTTGAATGGATGGATTCGCTGGAAAAATTGGTGTTCAGCGAACCTTACGATGGATGCTGCATTCCCAGCCAATCCGATCCACATTGCAGTGTATCTTCGAAGTTTATTAGATGGCGCCAAGACAACAGCACCATTGGAAACTGCGGTTTATAGCATCAGATGGGCTCATACTCTATCGGGAACGGAGTCTCCTACGGCGCACCCTTTGGTTCAGTCAACCTTGGAGGGCTGCAGACGGATCTTGGCCAAGCCGAAGTCTCCCAAAGACCCTGTAAACTTCGAAATTCTATCCAAGCTTGCATCCAGTATAGGACAATCTAACAATTTGTCAGACTTGCGTCTTTTGTGCATGTGCCTTGTCTCCTTTGCAGGTTTTTTGCGTATCAGCGAATTACTAAACGTGAAGATAAATGACATTAGTTTTACGGACACCCATATGGAAATCAAAATTCACAAGCGAAAAAACGACCAATTCCGGGAGGGTCACTCAGTGGTAATTGCAAGATCAGGCAAAATAACTTGTCCAGTAGCAGCAACAGAGCgatacattttgtatttaggTGAGCCTTGTTATTCGGAAAATGTATTAATTCGGCGTTTACAGCACACTAAGGAAGGGTTGATACCTCATAAGCATCTTGGTATTTCGTATACTACAGCCAAAGATCTAATGTTGGGAGGCATAAAGCAATTTGTTGGCAATATTTCTGATTTTGGCACTCACAGTTTCAGGGCAGGGGGCGCCACGGCAGCAGCTAATAGCAATGTGAACGAAAGATGCTTGGCCAGACACGGCGGATGGAAATCCACTAGCTCTAAAGACAGATATATCGTTGATTCTCTTAGCATGAAATTAGATGTAGCAAGATCACTTGGTGTATAA
- the LOC139151223 gene encoding uncharacterized protein isoform X2 produces the protein MASPNDRPLKRPVGRPRSSELAKKLARAKKNAGKINIWHQIDRWNRIKNDLLLPSNTAVAQFLIDWFYANQPRVHPLRPLPVIFTSGNGGVTHVQYAPDVNGIPFTEPKSGETSTGGHSLDSEESSSSSENNDGVKRYQVTGSVITRLDEEEAELGQSGEPVPAEELDGEITDEDDEDIDTPLTVKLEPEDPS, from the exons ATGGCGTCGCCCAACGATCGTCCGCTCAAGCGGCCAGTTGGTCGCCCGCGGTCTAGCGAACTTGCAAAGAAACTGGCGAGAGCTAAGAAGAACGCGGGAAAGATTAACATTTGGCACCAAATCGACAGGTGGAATCGAATAAAAAACGATTTGTTGCTTCCATCGAACACTGCCGTGGCTCAATTTCTAATCGACTG GTTCTATGCAAACCAACCCAGAGTACACCCTCTACGGCCACTCCCAGTTATTTTCACTTCAGGCAACGGCGGCGTAACTCACGTGCAGTATGCTCCAGATGTCAATGGAATACCGTTTACAGAACCGAAATCTGG AGAGACGAGTACTGGTGGGCATTCACTTGATTCAGAAGAGTCGTCTTCGTCTTCTGAAAACAATGACGGAGTCAAAAG GTATCAGGTTACTGGCTCCGTTATTACGAGGCTTGATGAGGAGGAGGCTGAACTCGGACAATCAGGTGAACCTGTTCCTGCTGAAGAGCTGGATGGGGAGATAACAGATGAAGACGATGAAGACATCGACACTCCACTAACAGTCAAGCTTGAACCAGAAGACCCAAGTTGA